The following coding sequences are from one Rutidosis leptorrhynchoides isolate AG116_Rl617_1_P2 chromosome 11, CSIRO_AGI_Rlap_v1, whole genome shotgun sequence window:
- the LOC139874875 gene encoding norbelladine synthase-like encodes MLGRISDDVEVKASISEAWEVYNSAKIARIIQEELGYLFTVALVAGDGGIGTILQVTFRPGVSTLTPYKEKFTKIDHEKKRREIEIIEGGYLDDFGLTSCRVIIELIEKPNDKSSCIVRLSFEYEANEGLDLSNLNINLYLNSIKVINRSIEYETSKKV; translated from the exons ATGTTAGGAAGAATATCAGATGATGTGGAAGTGAAGGCATCAATTAGTGAAGCATGGGAGGTTTACAATTCAGCAAAGATTGCGAGGATTATACAAGAAGAACTCGGTTATCTTTTTACCGTCGCCCTCGTTGCAGGAGATGGGGGCATAGGCACCATTTTACAAGTAACCTTTCGTCCAG GTGTATCAACGCTAACACCGTACAAGGAAAAGTTTACGAAGATTGATCATGAGAAAAAGAGGAGAGAAATTGAAATTATTGAAGGAGGCTATCTTGATGATTTCGGGTTAACATCTTGTCGTGTTATAATTGAGTTAATAGAAAAACCAAACGATAAATCGTCATGCATCGTTAGACTTTCATTTGAATACGAAGCTAATGAAGGTCTTGATCTTAGCAATCTAAATATAAATCTTTATTTGAACTCAATCAAAGTTATTAACCGATCCATCGAGTACGAGACAAGCAAGAAGGTGTGA